The Vicugna pacos unplaced genomic scaffold, VicPac4 scaffold_104, whole genome shotgun sequence sequence tctgggaagtttcagcaactgtctgattccaactgtatggtgttctgggaaagggaaaaacacagagactgaaagatcagtggctgccagaggctagaggggaaagagcaatgaatgaggtgcagcacggagcattttaaggtcactaagacacacgactctgtatgatgctgtgatggtggatacatgtcattgtacatctgtccaaacccacagagtgcacaacacaatgtgtaaatcctagtgtcaactatgggctatgggtgatgatgacatgtcagtgtaggttcacccattgtcacaaatgtacactctggtgcaggtgtcaatattgaggaggctgtgggggcaaactgcagttcatacacccaatccagccccagccaccgctgttaataaagctctatgggtgtgtggactatctggttgttctggcatctaaacagtagagctgagcagctgcaccagagatcaggaggttttcagaccctgaaatatttacccccaagcccttgaaaggaaaagtctgctgagccctgttctaaatgaatcaagattcaccctgatgaggcaggacagcagggcccaaaccaggcatggttaatggggctgaagcaatgttttagttccaacacatttgctgaagtcctgcaagtccagtgacagactgtagccaggaagcgtctgcaggaggagtcgggagcaggccttcccgccaggctccgggatgccgggggccgcgtgccgcacgggggccacccgcttgaagaaggtggacttgcagtggaagccgatcaactcgtagagctcggagaggatgctgcacggctgaattttctcctcggaacgctgaagcacagggagaaaagcaacaagcatctgaatgaaacacgtaagtgaaaaaagacccataaaaatggttttcccttaaaacagagacccgatgacacaggaaggaagaggaaggctgacttagtgcactgatgggaccggatgcagaaacgcagggaagcagcactgtgcagacactccagaccctctctgggccccacctctccgcattccacctgtccctttactagaaaagcccgtattccctgaaatagaggaatctgctacctaaacatgggacacagagaagggaaagaggaaaaggaagggaaagtaaaggaacaacagttcatctagaccctagggtctgggcgggactttcaccaaacacacaacttctcaaagcacagagcgcacagggagaggctgacagagtgattgcgacttctgctcctaaagcacccagctacctgtcagcacacgctgcgcccattactgaatcattacaatcatctcagaaacaactactaccccggctcacaggcaaggaaatctgaaactcggggaggaattattatcatcctggacaaagtcccacagcccagtagtctcagagcctccggcagaccctgggctaaaatgctcctcatcaccacgggccctgagactcaggctgaggccacgtcaggtctgcacgggcccagagcacagtctgtgggacagggaatgctcccactcgaagtgccaggtcaaggccctcaggaacttgtgtaatgaaaccaaatccccaaactcatttccaacccactgccctgtccgggaggactgctcggcacaactgcgctgtcacctgtgcacaggctgagcaaggggcccagacagtgatgtgacatcccagtggaagtggctcggagaccacttcatcacaggacagattctcccggcttccaacgttaactctccattccatttccaactggaaagtaagtttagacttgttttcctctcttagaaacaaagagagcggtaacatcagagggaaactcaagacagaggaagagtctcctggtcatttgcaaggataggccggggagggaacagagacagggatcagaaagacccgtgttccagtccaaagtctgcacgtcactcgctttgacagtttcctttttaatacaggtgataaaatctaaatatgatttttgggaaaactaaatgaaataacgtattccactagcataggtgtaaaatcctccatgagtgttccagaaatggacgtgatcgtggttagttactgtctgccaattcttgtgttctcagctcacatcacccaaccagagatgtgcgagagattgcctcaccagccagcagccttctccaacttggaaacttacagtgtccgaagagcaggcagtgttggatgctttgcggcactctggaggtagcactccagtgatgactttaaaaagctggggagaatttaggggaccatacagttcaaatacagagtactcattccatgtctacaaatattcatctctagccatgatgagtaagagaggaaatacatattcaaacatacatcattttcccacataagtgcatcaaaacaatttggaaagagtgtaactttcttctctagatcacacagcggggattacaaggtttgtactgacagccctacttgtaaatcatctgcaaacgtaactgggtccactatcagtcatcataatttgaagggaatgttagaaaagaaaaaagccaagctaatactctccaatcttttgtttggttacgatgtcacagaggagatggacagctcaataaggaaccactctgccgtgatcacggagccggggagcgggatgtgcggcaagatgtatgacgcagccgcaactgtgcccatgattcta is a genomic window containing:
- the LOC140694801 gene encoding trafficking protein particle complex subunit 9-like, yielding MDNLEAWNGTEMELLQRSEEKIQPCSILSELYELIGFHCKSTFFKRVAPVRHAAPGIPEPGGKACSRLLLQTLPGYSLSLDLQDFSKCVGTKTLLQPH